A region of Pirellulales bacterium DNA encodes the following proteins:
- a CDS encoding LssY C-terminal domain-containing protein — protein MSEPIDSPPQQPVQFRSNRRRLERGLRAIVLLAGLYVIVAYVAVPTAWQHVERKHPALDQAPTITHTKIGIPGDPLNIALVGTEEQVTKAMLAADWNPADPLTLKSSLRIAGDTVLHRPYNDAPVSNLYVWNRKEDLAFELPIGNDPRRRNHVRFWKSDKLDDQGRPLWLGAATLDTKVGFSHTTGEITHHISPDVDTERDKLLDDLQKAGAIASVDYVDNFQPKLDGHNGGGDPYHTDGRLAVGTLAGSMPSNSATAQPK, from the coding sequence ATGTCTGAACCCATTGATTCTCCCCCGCAGCAGCCCGTTCAATTTCGCTCCAATCGCCGACGGCTGGAGCGCGGTTTGCGCGCGATCGTGCTGCTGGCAGGGTTGTATGTCATCGTGGCTTATGTCGCAGTTCCGACGGCGTGGCAGCATGTGGAGCGCAAGCATCCGGCGCTCGATCAAGCTCCCACCATCACGCACACCAAAATTGGAATTCCGGGCGATCCGTTGAACATCGCGTTGGTCGGGACGGAAGAGCAAGTGACCAAAGCCATGCTCGCCGCGGATTGGAACCCCGCTGATCCGCTCACGCTGAAAAGCTCGCTGCGGATCGCGGGCGACACGGTGCTGCATCGCCCATACAACGACGCACCCGTTAGCAATTTGTACGTCTGGAATCGCAAGGAAGATTTGGCATTCGAGCTGCCCATCGGCAATGATCCCCGCCGCCGCAATCACGTGCGGTTTTGGAAGTCGGACAAACTGGACGATCAAGGCCGTCCTTTGTGGCTGGGCGCGGCAACGCTTGACACCAAAGTCGGATTCAGCCATACCACCGGGGAAATTACCCATCATATTAGCCCCGATGTCGATACGGAGCGCGATAAATTGCTGGACGATTTGCAAAAGGCGGGCGCAATCGCCTCGGTCGATTACGTGGATAACTTTCAGCCGAAGCTAGACGGCCACAACGGCGGCGGCGATCCGTATCATACCGATGGCCGGCTGGCCGTGGGCACGCTGGCCGGCAGCATGCCTTCCAATTCCGCAACGGCACAGCCGAAGTAG